Proteins from a single region of Theileria parva strain Muguga chromosome 1, complete sequence, whole genome shotgun sequence:
- a CDS encoding putative integral membrane protein, whose product MSNFLLNNLNGPVFPLYKLIFLIIFVTYFPQKTTCFITNSNSNIKVNNKDYGLLSLNYQNLNRRTFDTQFRLNSRTSIETVIHTANYKNYDPNCIKYRKAKYWREKSNEELEEEIRKIRKVLVKIEECIKVKDPTLLPDSKKNAKRTQAQLLFLLHERHLNSLRNSQKNTKDSNINK is encoded by the exons AtgagtaattttttattaaataatctcAATGGCCCAGTTTTTCCGTTATATAAACTTATTTTTCtcataatatttgtaacatATTTCCCTCAAAAAACTACTTGTTTTATCACAAATTCCAACTCAAacattaaagttaataataaagacTATGGATTATtgagtttaaattatcaaaatttaaatagaAGGACTTTTGACACACAATTTCGCTTAAACAGTCGTACGTCAATTGAAACTGTAATACATACGGccaattataaaaattatgacCCAAACTGTATAAAATATCGCAAAGCCAAGTATTGGAGGGAGAAGTCAAATGAGGAACTGGAAGAG GAAATTAGGAAGATTCGAAAAGTTCTAGTGAAAATAGAAGAGTGTATAAAAGTTAAAGATCCCACACTTTTACCTGATTCAAAGAAAAATGCAAAACGAACCCAAGCACAGTTGTTATTTCTACTCCACGAACGTCACTTAAATTCTTTAAGAAATTCACAAAAAAATACCAAAGActcaaatattaataaataa